The Bacillaceae bacterium S4-13-56 DNA window GATCTATATTAACTATAGCTTACGTTTTCTGAATATTCCATTAAAATTACCTCGAATATTATTTCTATTCTATCGAAAACTACGCTTATATGATTTAGGAGGTCTAATAGCATGGATAAAAAACAAAACAAAATACCAGACTTTGACTCGTTAGATGACAGATTGATTGCAGAAAACTCCGAAAGCCCAAGGATTGTTGCCAAAACTAATTTAGATGTGAAGTCTGCTAAGGAAAATAACCCCTATGCCGTAAATAAGAATATTAATGACCGATTATTTAATGAATTTTTTGATGGTGAATAACGACTTATCTCAAAACTAAAAGGATGATTCCTCGAAATAAATAAGGAATCATCTCTTTTTTAATGAAAAAGTTTTGATCCAGGCTCTTTTCTTATTTATTTTTCCGTTCTTTCTATCGTTCCCATGATTTCTATTTCTTTTAGTGCCTGGGAGGCCAAGTGATCAGCTTCCTGATTCCCTTTTCGGGTGATAAGCTCATATTGGGGGGTAAGCCCTAAGTCAGCTATTTTTTTATCTACACGGTCAGCCCAAGAAGATAGTACCTCTTCGTAAACTGGCCATTCTCCTTTTAGCTGATTAATTACAACCTGGGAGTCTCCTACAATTTTTATTGGCAAGTGATGAACAGCCAAGGACTCCACTTCCTGTAAAGCAAAATTCAAGGCGGCATACTCCGCCTCATTATTTGTCTCCAATTGGTCAACCAATGCGTTTTTCCGTAAGCGGTAAGATTTTCCGTTTTGATCATAATAGATAACACAGCCTAATCCTGACTGTTTGGTCCCTAAATCAAAACCACCATCAAAATATATAGTCACATTATGTGGCTCTGTTTCTACACCTTTTAAGTACTTCTTTAACTCCTTCAACATCCAAGTGGTATCCTGCTGATCAACAAAAGATATAGACTTAAGACGCCCTGTTTTTTCGATGTCCTCTGCCAGCAGAACAGCTTTAGCCACTTCCATTTCTTCTGAAAAGAACACAGTCTCTGTTCCCTTTTGTGTCTTATAAGTAAATTCAATTCTTACTTTCAACAAAATCATCCTTACGTTTAGAAATTTATAAACTATTATACCCATCATATGATCACCTAAATATTAATCAAAAAAAGTACTTTTGGGTTGCGTTTCATTTATAAAACCTGCAAAATAGAGAGACTATAGAGATAAGAGGTGAGTAAATGATAGAAGTTAAACAATCAAGTATAAGCACAGGTGAATTTACTCGGGGAGTATTCGCTACTCAAGACATTAAAAAGGGAGAGCTCTTTCATGTTGCTCCAGTTGTCCCGTATCCGAATCGTCAGCATAGAAAAATAAAAAAGACTGTCTTAGAGGATTATGTATTTGAGTATGGGAAAAACCATTCTGCAATCGTCCTTGGATATGGCATGCTCTTCAATCATTCCTATGACCCAAATGCTGATTACTACATCAATTTCGATGATCATACTTTCAGTTATTTTGCCTTTAAGGATATTAAAGCAGGGGAAGAAATTTTTATTAATTATAATGGAGAAGTGGATAATAATGACCCCCTTTGGTTCAACTAAGTCATTATTATCCACTTATAAGAAATCACTTACTTGAATTCACTTTTACTTTAACAGCTTCATTACTTTATTTTCTACTTTTTGGTCCTTAGATGTAAACTTCTTTGGCTTTTTAGGTGCCACTACCGAAAGTTCTTCCTTTTTAGCTTCTACCTTGAGGATTTGTAAATAAAAAGGATCTGTTTTTCGGTCACCATG harbors:
- a CDS encoding ribonuclease H family protein — protein: MKVRIEFTYKTQKGTETVFFSEEMEVAKAVLLAEDIEKTGRLKSISFVDQQDTTWMLKELKKYLKGVETEPHNVTIYFDGGFDLGTKQSGLGCVIYYDQNGKSYRLRKNALVDQLETNNEAEYAALNFALQEVESLAVHHLPIKIVGDSQVVINQLKGEWPVYEEVLSSWADRVDKKIADLGLTPQYELITRKGNQEADHLASQALKEIEIMGTIERTEK
- a CDS encoding SET domain-containing protein, with protein sequence MIEVKQSSISTGEFTRGVFATQDIKKGELFHVAPVVPYPNRQHRKIKKTVLEDYVFEYGKNHSAIVLGYGMLFNHSYDPNADYYINFDDHTFSYFAFKDIKAGEEIFINYNGEVDNNDPLWFN